A genome region from Anopheles stephensi strain Indian chromosome 2, UCI_ANSTEP_V1.0, whole genome shotgun sequence includes the following:
- the LOC118508117 gene encoding ecdysone-induced protein 75B, isoforms C/D isoform X2, with product MGCSAVQQQPGATTQGQSTQSQQQTMAPSAGNAIVIVRQQAPSPPSQESSAAGPPPPPQQLPSSLPQQQHKSLKTSHSALVKILESAPLNAVKSATTAATATTSPPPPVVAVTPKIDFCPWKKTTIAKEWLSAQGGVKPQESTPVPSVVVLAPRLEGQEQTQEQQRVVICAIEKEQQKEQIAMEEDEAIEAGCAEEEDEEDEDEELEEQRLASKKARSSSSSSSLCSSSGNSSCRSRESSLSSAASPEPNSSGDESSSSGLSSGDRSSSSSSSSASCCTCSSDHLINDLCQQFEENLCEDHGFFRRSIQQKIQYRPCTKNQQCSILRINRNRCQYCRLKKCIAVGMSRDAVRFGRVPKREKARILAAMQQSTQNRGNQRALASELDDQPRLLASVLQAHIETCEFTREKVAAMRQRARDCPSYSMPTLACPLNPAPELQSEQEFSQRFAHVIRGVIDFAGMIPGFQLLTQDDKFTLLKAGLFDALFVRLICMFDTSINSIICLNGQVMRRDTIQNGANARFLVDSTFNFAERMNSMHLTDAEIGLFCAIVLITPDRPGLRNVELIERMYTKLKACLQTVISQNRPDKPEFMQELLRTMPDLRTLSTLHTEKLVVFRTEHKELLRQQMWSAEEDQGAVLDAKSPASWSCDGNQVEVEIAKSPMSSVSSTESTETSSSSSSSSSEYHHLHHHHHHHNGGISSAASAAAPLLAATLSGACPIIRHRASSGSSAEDDLIGGTAQHLAQNGLTITPVIRSVGSSSSSSASSASSASSHLHHHHHHHVSRYRKLDSPTDSGIESGNEKHDNPSPQQVQQQQQQHQHLLLHPKPASSSVSSGSSSCSSPRSSLEDPALEDSSSNQAKSLHHHPQQSLARHASVENMPVLKRVLQAPPLYDTNSLMDEAYKPHKKFRAMRHRESEAEAASSSTTSASSSPVAVTTVLASSSSPRPAPIQPQQQQSSVVTAAAPSPPQHHQSQLHMHLTRPQTQSHQSSGSFLQSASARSSPQPPVSGQHHSTYSSLSSTHSVLAKSLMEEPRMTPEQMKRTDIIHNYIMRESAQEQQQNYIKQQQQQQQQGGLLVCGPNMANGVFQRASPHLTVSAVSPAPSSSSSSSSSSSPASAPTGCPFGGGSRFQQVIHGGASAAASVITTTGHRAQQTPSPGSLTPPDTSSSSSSSSSLSVVSSPPSAASPSSSSSTSIRYFQSPHSTMTSPAPPASPSSVVVAPPLTPSPRLIELKVDIGSSGAAASTTTTTSLDPCQQPLNLSKKSPSPAPVGVVSVVQRPMVLPTAASSSSSSTSPAPISPVATATTVVVATSSSSSSSSSSTSATSSNPTIHKILLEA from the exons ATGGGATGCAGCGCTGTACAGCAGCAACCAGGCGCCACTACTCAAGGACAGAGCACGCAATCGCAACAGCAAACGATGGCCCCATCGGCGGGCAACGCGATCGTTATCGTGCGGCAGCAGGCCCCTTCCCCGCCATCTCAAGAATCGTCCGCCGCTGGccctccgccaccaccacaacaactcCCATCATCACtacctcagcagcagcacaagaGTCTGAAAACGAGTCATAGCGCGCTGGTCAAAATCCTCGAGTCCGCTCCACTCAATGCTGTGAAATcggccaccaccgccgccaccgccaccacttcACCTCCACCGCCGGTGGTGGCCGTGACGCCGAAGATCGATTTTTGTCCCTGGAAAAAGACAACGATCGCCAAAGAATGGTTGAGTGCGCAGGGTGGTGTGAAGCCGCAGGAGAGTACGCCGGTCCCGTCCGTGGTGGTGCTAGCGCCCCGGTTAGAGGGTCAGGAGCAAACGCAGGAGCAGCAGCGTGTAGTCATTTGTGCCATCGAGAAGGAGCAGCAAAAGGAGCAGATCGCCATGGAAGAGGACGAAGCGATCGAGGCTGGATGtgcggaggaggaggatgaggaggatGAGGACGAAGAGCTCGAGGAGCAACGGTTAGCGAGCAAAAAGGCGCGCAGCTCGAGCAGTTCGAGCAGTTTGTGTTCGAGCAGTGGCAACAGTTCCTGCCGCAGCCGGGAATCGTCCCTGTCGTCGGCGGCCTCACCCGAACCGAACAGCAGCGGCGatgagagcagcagcagtggcctATCGTCCGGCGACCGatcctcgtcctcgtcctcctcgtcggCTTCGTGCTGCACCTGCTCATCGGATCATCTCATCAACGATCTCTGTCAGCAGTTTGAGGAGAATCTCTGCGAAGATCAC GGTTTCTTCCGACGGTCGATACAGCAGAAGATCCAGTACCGACCGTGCACGAAAAATCAGCAGTGCAGCATTCTGCGAATAAACCGCAAccgctgccagtactgccgaTTGAAGAAGTGCATCGCCGTCGGCATGAGTCGTGACG CCGTCAGGTTTGGGCGTGTGCCGAAACGGGAAAAGGCCCGCATACTGGCCGCGATGCAGCAGAGCACACAGAACCGCGGCAACCAGCGGGCCCTTGCCAGCGAGCTAGACGATCAGCCCCGGCTGCTGGCGAGCGTACTGCAGGCGCACATCGAAACGTGCGAGTTTACGCGCGAAAAGGTCGCCGCCATGCGTCAGCGGGCCCGCGACTGCCCGAGCTACTCGATGCCGACATTG GCATGTCCCCTCAACCCAGCACCGGAGCTACAATCGGAGCAGGAGTTTAGTCAGCGATTCGCACACGTCATCCGGGGTGTGATCGACTTTGCCGGCATGATTCCCGGCTTCCAGCTGCTCACGCAGGACGACAAATTCACGCTCCTGAAGGCGGGTCTCTTCGATGCGCTGTTTGTGCGGCTGATCTGCATGTTTGACACCTCGATCAACTCGATCATCTGTCTGAACGGGCAGGTGATGCGGCGTGACACCATCCAGAACGGTGCGAACGCTCGGTTCCTCGTCGACTCCACGTTCAACTTTGCCGAGCGCATGAACTCGATGCATCTCACGGACGCCGAGATCGGACTGTTCTGTGCGATCGTGCTGATCACGCCCGATCGGCCCGGACTGCGCAATGTGGAGCTGATCGAGCGGATGTACACGAAGCTGAAGGCTTGCCTGCAGACCGTCATCTCCCAGAACCGACCGGACAAGCCGGAGTTTATGCAGGAACTGTTGCGCACAATGCCCGATCTACGCACGCTCAGCACGCTGCACACGGAGAAGCTGGTCGTGTTCCGGACGGAGCACAAGGAACTGCTCAGGCAGCAGATGTGGTCGGCGGAGGAAGATCAGGGAGCGGTACTGGATGCGAAGAGCCCCGCCAGCTGGAGCTGCGATGGTAATCAGGTGGAGGTCGAGATCGCCAAAAGCCCGATGAGTTCCGTGTCGAGCACGGAGTCCACGGAAACGTCCTCCTCTTCGTCATCCTCCTCGTCCGAGTACCACCACctgcaccatcaccatcatcaccacaatGGTGGCATCTCGTCGGCAGCTTCGGCTGCTGCCCCGCTGCTCGCCGCTACCCTGTCCGGTGCCTGTCCCATCATTCGTCACCGTGCCAGCTCCGGGTCGTCAGCTGAGGATGATCTGATCGGCGGAACGGCGCAACATTTGGCCCAGAATGGACTAACGATTACGCCCGTCATCCGGTCGGTCGGgtcctcatcgtcgtcgtcggcatcGTCCGCTTCGTCCGCCTCGAGTCAtctccatcaccatcatcaccatcacgtGTCGCGGTACCGCAAGCTAGACTCGCCGACTGACTCCGGCATTGAGTCAGGCAACGAGAAGCACGACAATCCCTCTCCGCAGCaagtgcaacagcagcagcaacagcaccagcatctGCTGCTCCACCCGAAACCGGCCAGTAGCAGCGTCAGCAGCGGCTCCTCGTCCTGCTCCAGCCCACGCTCGTCCCTCGAGGATCCGGCCCTGGAAGATAGTAGCAGCAACCAGGCCAAATCACTCCATCATCACCCCCAGCAATCGCTGGCGCGCCATGCGAGCGTGGAGAACATGCCGGTGCTGAAGCGCGTGCTGCAGGCACCTCCACTGTACGACACCAACAGCCTAATGGACGAGGCGTACAAACCTCACAAGAAGTTCCGCGCCATGCGTCATCGCGAGAGTGAAGCGGAAGCGGCCTCCTCCTCTACCACGTCCGCATCATCGTCGCCGGTAGCGGTCACCACCGTGCTTGCGTCCTCTTCCTCACCCCGACCTGCCCCGATCcagccccagcagcagcaatcatcCGTCGTGACGGCGGCCGCTCCATCGCCACCGCAGCACCACCAGTCCCAGCTGCACATGCATTTAACGCGACCCCAGACGCAGTCCCACCAAAGCAGCGGCAGCTTCCTGCAGTCCGCGTCGGCGAGGTCCAGCCCGCAGCCACCGGTCAGCGGGCAGCACCACAGCACCTACTCGTCCCTCTCGAGCACCCACTCCGTGCTGGCCAAATCGCTGATGGAGGAACCGCGCATGACGCCCGAGCAGATGAAGCGCACCGACATCATCCACAACTACATCATGCGTGAGTCGGCAcaggaacagcagcagaactacatcaagcagcagcagcagcagcagcagcagggaggATTGCTCGTCTGTGGACCGAACATGGCCAATGGGGTGTTCCAGCGTGCTTCGCCCCATCTCACCGTGTCCGCCGTGTCACCGGCAccgtcctcttcctcctcgtcctcttcCTCGTCGAGCCCTGCATCGGCCCCGACCGGCTGTCCCTTCGGTGGTGGGTCCAGGTTCCAGCAGGTGATCCACGGTGGCGCTAGTGCAGCGGCCAGCGTCATCACGACCACAGGGCACCGTGCCCAGCAGACACCTTCCCCGGGTAGTCTCACCCCACCGGATACCTCCTCCtcttcgtcctcctcctcgtcgctgTCGGTCGTGTCCTCACCACCGTCCGCGGCCTCACCGTCCTCTTCCTCGTCGACGAGCATCCGCTACTTCCAGTCACCACACTCCACGATGACCTCACCGGCACCGCCGGCCTCCCCATCGTCGGTAGTCGTCGCCCCGCCGCTCACCCCTTCACCGCGCCTAATCGAGCTGAAGGTGGACATCGGAAGTAGTGGCGCCgccgcctccaccaccaccaccacctccctcGATCCGTGCCAGCAACCATTGAACCTGTCGAAGAAGTCACCGTCGCCGGCCCCGGTCGGTGTGGTGTCTGTGGTCCAGCGGCCCATGGTCCTGCCAACTGCAgcttcctcgtcctcctcctccacatCGCCCGCACCCATCTCACCGGTGGCGACTGCAACGACCGTGGTAGTGGccaccagtagcagcagcagcagtagtagcagcagtactagtgccaccagcagcaatccCACCATCCACAAGATCCTACTCGAGGCGTAA
- the LOC118508117 gene encoding ecdysone-inducible protein E75 isoform X4: MAEELPILKGILKGVVSYHNAPVRFGRVPKREKARILAAMQQSTQNRGNQRALASELDDQPRLLASVLQAHIETCEFTREKVAAMRQRARDCPSYSMPTLACPLNPAPELQSEQEFSQRFAHVIRGVIDFAGMIPGFQLLTQDDKFTLLKAGLFDALFVRLICMFDTSINSIICLNGQVMRRDTIQNGANARFLVDSTFNFAERMNSMHLTDAEIGLFCAIVLITPDRPGLRNVELIERMYTKLKACLQTVISQNRPDKPEFMQELLRTMPDLRTLSTLHTEKLVVFRTEHKELLRQQMWSAEEDQGAVLDAKSPASWSCDGNQVEVEIAKSPMSSVSSTESTETSSSSSSSSSEYHHLHHHHHHHNGGISSAASAAAPLLAATLSGACPIIRHRASSGSSAEDDLIGGTAQHLAQNGLTITPVIRSVGSSSSSSASSASSASSHLHHHHHHHVSRYRKLDSPTDSGIESGNEKHDNPSPQQVQQQQQQHQHLLLHPKPASSSVSSGSSSCSSPRSSLEDPALEDSSSNQAKSLHHHPQQSLARHASVENMPVLKRVLQAPPLYDTNSLMDEAYKPHKKFRAMRHRESEAEAASSSTTSASSSPVAVTTVLASSSSPRPAPIQPQQQQSSVVTAAAPSPPQHHQSQLHMHLTRPQTQSHQSSGSFLQSASARSSPQPPVSGQHHSTYSSLSSTHSVLAKSLMEEPRMTPEQMKRTDIIHNYIMRESAQEQQQNYIKQQQQQQQQGGLLVCGPNMANGVFQRASPHLTVSAVSPAPSSSSSSSSSSSPASAPTGCPFGGGSRFQQVIHGGASAAASVITTTGHRAQQTPSPGSLTPPDTSSSSSSSSSLSVVSSPPSAASPSSSSSTSIRYFQSPHSTMTSPAPPASPSSVVVAPPLTPSPRLIELKVDIGSSGAAASTTTTTSLDPCQQPLNLSKKSPSPAPVGVVSVVQRPMVLPTAASSSSSSTSPAPISPVATATTVVVATSSSSSSSSSSTSATSSNPTIHKILLEA; encoded by the exons atggccGAAGAGTTACCAATACTGAAGGGCATCCTGAAGGGAGTTGTCTCCTATCACAATGCAC CCGTCAGGTTTGGGCGTGTGCCGAAACGGGAAAAGGCCCGCATACTGGCCGCGATGCAGCAGAGCACACAGAACCGCGGCAACCAGCGGGCCCTTGCCAGCGAGCTAGACGATCAGCCCCGGCTGCTGGCGAGCGTACTGCAGGCGCACATCGAAACGTGCGAGTTTACGCGCGAAAAGGTCGCCGCCATGCGTCAGCGGGCCCGCGACTGCCCGAGCTACTCGATGCCGACATTG GCATGTCCCCTCAACCCAGCACCGGAGCTACAATCGGAGCAGGAGTTTAGTCAGCGATTCGCACACGTCATCCGGGGTGTGATCGACTTTGCCGGCATGATTCCCGGCTTCCAGCTGCTCACGCAGGACGACAAATTCACGCTCCTGAAGGCGGGTCTCTTCGATGCGCTGTTTGTGCGGCTGATCTGCATGTTTGACACCTCGATCAACTCGATCATCTGTCTGAACGGGCAGGTGATGCGGCGTGACACCATCCAGAACGGTGCGAACGCTCGGTTCCTCGTCGACTCCACGTTCAACTTTGCCGAGCGCATGAACTCGATGCATCTCACGGACGCCGAGATCGGACTGTTCTGTGCGATCGTGCTGATCACGCCCGATCGGCCCGGACTGCGCAATGTGGAGCTGATCGAGCGGATGTACACGAAGCTGAAGGCTTGCCTGCAGACCGTCATCTCCCAGAACCGACCGGACAAGCCGGAGTTTATGCAGGAACTGTTGCGCACAATGCCCGATCTACGCACGCTCAGCACGCTGCACACGGAGAAGCTGGTCGTGTTCCGGACGGAGCACAAGGAACTGCTCAGGCAGCAGATGTGGTCGGCGGAGGAAGATCAGGGAGCGGTACTGGATGCGAAGAGCCCCGCCAGCTGGAGCTGCGATGGTAATCAGGTGGAGGTCGAGATCGCCAAAAGCCCGATGAGTTCCGTGTCGAGCACGGAGTCCACGGAAACGTCCTCCTCTTCGTCATCCTCCTCGTCCGAGTACCACCACctgcaccatcaccatcatcaccacaatGGTGGCATCTCGTCGGCAGCTTCGGCTGCTGCCCCGCTGCTCGCCGCTACCCTGTCCGGTGCCTGTCCCATCATTCGTCACCGTGCCAGCTCCGGGTCGTCAGCTGAGGATGATCTGATCGGCGGAACGGCGCAACATTTGGCCCAGAATGGACTAACGATTACGCCCGTCATCCGGTCGGTCGGgtcctcatcgtcgtcgtcggcatcGTCCGCTTCGTCCGCCTCGAGTCAtctccatcaccatcatcaccatcacgtGTCGCGGTACCGCAAGCTAGACTCGCCGACTGACTCCGGCATTGAGTCAGGCAACGAGAAGCACGACAATCCCTCTCCGCAGCaagtgcaacagcagcagcaacagcaccagcatctGCTGCTCCACCCGAAACCGGCCAGTAGCAGCGTCAGCAGCGGCTCCTCGTCCTGCTCCAGCCCACGCTCGTCCCTCGAGGATCCGGCCCTGGAAGATAGTAGCAGCAACCAGGCCAAATCACTCCATCATCACCCCCAGCAATCGCTGGCGCGCCATGCGAGCGTGGAGAACATGCCGGTGCTGAAGCGCGTGCTGCAGGCACCTCCACTGTACGACACCAACAGCCTAATGGACGAGGCGTACAAACCTCACAAGAAGTTCCGCGCCATGCGTCATCGCGAGAGTGAAGCGGAAGCGGCCTCCTCCTCTACCACGTCCGCATCATCGTCGCCGGTAGCGGTCACCACCGTGCTTGCGTCCTCTTCCTCACCCCGACCTGCCCCGATCcagccccagcagcagcaatcatcCGTCGTGACGGCGGCCGCTCCATCGCCACCGCAGCACCACCAGTCCCAGCTGCACATGCATTTAACGCGACCCCAGACGCAGTCCCACCAAAGCAGCGGCAGCTTCCTGCAGTCCGCGTCGGCGAGGTCCAGCCCGCAGCCACCGGTCAGCGGGCAGCACCACAGCACCTACTCGTCCCTCTCGAGCACCCACTCCGTGCTGGCCAAATCGCTGATGGAGGAACCGCGCATGACGCCCGAGCAGATGAAGCGCACCGACATCATCCACAACTACATCATGCGTGAGTCGGCAcaggaacagcagcagaactacatcaagcagcagcagcagcagcagcagcagggaggATTGCTCGTCTGTGGACCGAACATGGCCAATGGGGTGTTCCAGCGTGCTTCGCCCCATCTCACCGTGTCCGCCGTGTCACCGGCAccgtcctcttcctcctcgtcctcttcCTCGTCGAGCCCTGCATCGGCCCCGACCGGCTGTCCCTTCGGTGGTGGGTCCAGGTTCCAGCAGGTGATCCACGGTGGCGCTAGTGCAGCGGCCAGCGTCATCACGACCACAGGGCACCGTGCCCAGCAGACACCTTCCCCGGGTAGTCTCACCCCACCGGATACCTCCTCCtcttcgtcctcctcctcgtcgctgTCGGTCGTGTCCTCACCACCGTCCGCGGCCTCACCGTCCTCTTCCTCGTCGACGAGCATCCGCTACTTCCAGTCACCACACTCCACGATGACCTCACCGGCACCGCCGGCCTCCCCATCGTCGGTAGTCGTCGCCCCGCCGCTCACCCCTTCACCGCGCCTAATCGAGCTGAAGGTGGACATCGGAAGTAGTGGCGCCgccgcctccaccaccaccaccacctccctcGATCCGTGCCAGCAACCATTGAACCTGTCGAAGAAGTCACCGTCGCCGGCCCCGGTCGGTGTGGTGTCTGTGGTCCAGCGGCCCATGGTCCTGCCAACTGCAgcttcctcgtcctcctcctccacatCGCCCGCACCCATCTCACCGGTGGCGACTGCAACGACCGTGGTAGTGGccaccagtagcagcagcagcagtagtagcagcagtactagtgccaccagcagcaatccCACCATCCACAAGATCCTACTCGAGGCGTAA